From Piscinibacter gummiphilus:
CGCACTACTTCCGCCGCCTCGGCAAGGGCCAGTTCAAGAAGGCGCCGGAAGAAATCGTGAAAGCCGCGCTGCTCGGCATCGAGCGCAAGAAGCAGCTGGCTGCGCAGATCGACGCCTGGGCGCAGGAGCTCGTGGCCGGCCAGTGCCCGGCGCCGGTGCGCGAGCAGCTCTACAAGATCCTGTTCAAGCCCGACAAGAACGCGGCCGAGTACAAGGCGGTGGTCGAAGCGGCAAAGCTCTCGCACACCGCCCCGCTCGACCTGCTGAAGGCCGCGGGCGCCATCGACTCCCCGTACCAGTTCCACTGGAAGCGCTTCCTGTTCGAGAACTTCCCGAAGGGCACCGCCTTCCCCGCGCTCAGCGCGCCGGAGATCAAGGACAAGCTGCCCGTGGCCGGCGTGCAGGCCTTCTCGATCGACGACTCGCAGACCACCGAGATCGACGATGCCCTCTCGGTGCAGGGCCTGGGCACCGGCACCGTGGTGTTCGGCATCCACATCGCCGCGCCGGGCCTTGCGATCACGCCCGAAGGCGCGGTCGACAAGGTGGCGCGCGACCGCCTGTCGACCGTCTACATGCCGGGCTACAAGCTCACGATGCTGCCCGACGACGTGGTGCAGGCCTACACGCTCCTGGAAGGGCGCGAGTGCCCGGCGGTGTCGCTCTATGTGAGCTATGACGAGGTCACGCTCGCGGTGAAAGGCAGCGAGACGAAGCTGGAGCGTGTGCCCATCGTGACCAACCTGCGCCACGACCAGCTCGACGCAGTGATCACCGAAGCCTCGCTCACCGGGGAGGCACCGGCCGACTACGCGCACGCGGCGGAGCTGGCCTTCGCCTTCCGCCTCGCGCGGCACCTGAAGGCCGCACGCGAGGTGGTGCGCGGCAAGCCTGAAAACTTCAATCGCCCCGACTACAACTTCCGCCTTCAGGGCAACGACGGCCGCGAGCCGCAGGGCGACGAGACCGTGCTGATCAGCACCCGCACCCGCGGCGCTCCGCTCGACCTGATCGTGGCCGAGGCCATGATCCTCGCCAACAGCACCTGGGGCGGCTGGCTCCACGAGCTGGGCGTGCCCGGCATCTACCGCAGCCAGGCCAGCATGGCGCCGGGGGTCAAGGTGCGCATGGGCACCAAGGCCGCACCGCACGCTGGCATGGGTGTCGCGCAATACACCTGGGCGACCTCGCCGCTGCGCCGCTATGTCGACCTCGTGAACCAGTGGCAGATCATCGCGTGCGCCCGCCACGGCCGCACCGCCGCACTCGCCGCGCCGTTCAAGCCGAAGGATGCGGCGCTCTTTTCCATCATCTCGAGCTTCGACGCCGCCTACACCGCCTACAACGGCTTCCAGTCGGGCCTCGAGCGCTACTGGACGTTGCGCTACCTGGCCCAGCACGACCTGCAGGAACTCGACGCCGCGGTCATGAAAGACGGCCTGGTGCGCGCCGAGACGCTGCCGCTCGTCTTCAAGGCCGTGGGCGCCGAGCGGCTGCCGCGTGGCGCGCTGGTGCGCGTGCGCATCACCGGCACCGACCTGCTCACGCTCGACGTGCATGCGAGCGTGCTGCAGCGCCTCGACGACCCGTCGACCACGGCCGATGACGCGGTGGTCGAAGACGCCGAGATCGAGGAAGCCGAAACCGCCGGCCCGCTCACCCTGGCGATCGATGTGCAAGGGGATGCAACCGAGGAAGCAGCCGGCGCCAGCGCGGTAGCATCGTCGCCCTCGGTTTAACGGTTCTTCATGGCCAAGTTTTCGGTCCTCCAGGTTTCACTCGGTGTCTCGGTCGTCGTGCACGTCGGGTTGCTGGCGTGGCCGGCTGTCGACCCGGAAGGTTTCACCCGCGCGTTCCAGGACACGCCGCTCGAGGTGATCCTCGTCAACTCGCGCTCGACTGAAGCGCCGACCAAGGCGCAGGCCCTCGCACAGCGCAACCTGGCCGGCGGTGGCGACGTCGA
This genomic window contains:
- a CDS encoding ribonuclease catalytic domain-containing protein encodes the protein MYALFDDAGKFHAGRVMSEADTSMQIELDSGKRVKVKSANVLLKFEQPSPAELLAEGQRLAQDIDLDLAWEFAPDSDFGFADLARDYFNDKASAAQQAAALFRLFEAPHYFRRLGKGQFKKAPEEIVKAALLGIERKKQLAAQIDAWAQELVAGQCPAPVREQLYKILFKPDKNAAEYKAVVEAAKLSHTAPLDLLKAAGAIDSPYQFHWKRFLFENFPKGTAFPALSAPEIKDKLPVAGVQAFSIDDSQTTEIDDALSVQGLGTGTVVFGIHIAAPGLAITPEGAVDKVARDRLSTVYMPGYKLTMLPDDVVQAYTLLEGRECPAVSLYVSYDEVTLAVKGSETKLERVPIVTNLRHDQLDAVITEASLTGEAPADYAHAAELAFAFRLARHLKAAREVVRGKPENFNRPDYNFRLQGNDGREPQGDETVLISTRTRGAPLDLIVAEAMILANSTWGGWLHELGVPGIYRSQASMAPGVKVRMGTKAAPHAGMGVAQYTWATSPLRRYVDLVNQWQIIACARHGRTAALAAPFKPKDAALFSIISSFDAAYTAYNGFQSGLERYWTLRYLAQHDLQELDAAVMKDGLVRAETLPLVFKAVGAERLPRGALVRVRITGTDLLTLDVHASVLQRLDDPSTTADDAVVEDAEIEEAETAGPLTLAIDVQGDATEEAAGASAVASSPSV